A single window of Methanothermobacter marburgensis str. Marburg DNA harbors:
- a CDS encoding MFS transporter: MNRATKFIIILGIVSLFADMTYEGARGITGPFMAFLGASAFMVGFAAGFGELSGYLIRFLSGYVSDRTGRYWFITFAGYIINLIAVPLLAFAGNWQVAVLLIIIERVGKGLRTPPRDAILSYASSTMGHGTGFGIHEALDQIGAVAGPFIVFLVLALGGGFREGFLVLAVPAIMALSVLTAGYLLFPRPGELETSTRIDYTSFRGSYWIYMLAVCFIALGYADFPLVGYHLGVSGVLEPSMIPVLYSLAMLTDAVSALIFGRYFDRYGFRVMALAVFISMLYAPLAFLGGSLAAVTGAALWGVGMGAQESVMRAAVSRFSPPERRGSAYGTFNMVFGVAWFSGSLLMGYLYGVWIPAVVLFSLVTQSAAIAVIAGIERMEGQDSR, from the coding sequence ATGAATAGGGCAACTAAATTCATAATCATACTTGGAATTGTGAGTCTCTTCGCAGACATGACCTATGAGGGTGCTAGGGGAATAACGGGACCATTCATGGCCTTTCTCGGTGCCAGCGCATTCATGGTTGGATTCGCGGCAGGGTTCGGTGAACTCTCCGGGTACCTCATAAGGTTCCTTTCAGGGTACGTCTCAGATAGAACCGGGAGGTACTGGTTCATAACATTTGCAGGCTACATTATCAACCTGATCGCCGTGCCTCTACTTGCATTTGCAGGTAACTGGCAGGTGGCGGTTCTCCTGATAATAATTGAGAGGGTGGGTAAGGGCCTCAGGACACCACCCAGGGATGCTATTTTATCATATGCCTCCTCCACTATGGGTCATGGAACTGGATTTGGGATACATGAGGCCCTCGACCAGATCGGGGCTGTTGCAGGACCTTTCATAGTTTTCCTGGTCCTGGCACTTGGTGGAGGGTTCAGGGAGGGGTTCCTGGTCCTTGCAGTTCCAGCGATCATGGCACTCTCAGTTCTAACTGCAGGTTACCTCCTCTTCCCACGTCCAGGTGAACTTGAAACCTCAACCCGGATCGATTACACGTCCTTCAGGGGATCCTACTGGATTTACATGCTCGCTGTATGTTTCATAGCCCTCGGTTACGCCGATTTTCCACTTGTGGGTTACCACCTTGGAGTGAGCGGGGTTCTGGAACCCTCAATGATTCCTGTCCTCTATTCCCTTGCCATGCTTACAGATGCCGTATCAGCGCTCATCTTCGGAAGGTACTTTGACAGGTATGGTTTCAGGGTTATGGCCCTCGCAGTATTCATATCCATGCTCTATGCCCCCCTAGCCTTCCTTGGCGGCTCACTGGCAGCGGTTACTGGCGCCGCACTCTGGGGTGTGGGTATGGGTGCCCAGGAGTCTGTTATGAGGGCTGCAGTCTCAAGGTTTTCCCCACCAGAGAGGAGGGGCTCAGCCTACGGGACTTTCAACATGGTGTTCGGGGTTGCCTGGTTTTCAGGAAGCCTTCTTATGGGTTACCTCTATGGTGTATGGATACCCGCGGTTGTCCTCTTCTCACTTGTAACTCAGTCGGCTGCCATAGCTGTAATAGCTGGTATTGAAAGGATGGAGGGGCAGGATTCTAGATAA
- a CDS encoding prenyltransferase/squalene oxidase repeat-containing protein, protein MSYRKSKLEITYYMDSVLRLHGEYLEGVPKWVLSLQNDDGGFGRYGSDIINTHFAVEILEAHGVGFSRKDVLEFADSCWGDGGWNFTPLSYPPYLETVYAGFRLNEILRGRKYDVEDFILKLRNPDGGFRRSLYMGISEPEYTYRAVYMLFSGR, encoded by the coding sequence ATGTCCTACAGGAAATCAAAGCTTGAAATAACGTATTACATGGATTCGGTCCTCCGTCTCCATGGCGAATACCTTGAGGGGGTCCCCAAATGGGTTCTTTCGCTTCAGAACGATGACGGCGGATTTGGAAGGTACGGGTCAGACATCATAAACACACACTTTGCAGTTGAGATACTGGAGGCCCATGGTGTTGGTTTCAGCAGGAAGGATGTGCTTGAATTTGCTGATTCCTGCTGGGGTGATGGTGGGTGGAACTTCACACCCCTATCCTATCCACCCTACCTTGAGACGGTTTACGCAGGATTCAGACTCAATGAGATCCTCAGGGGAAGGAAATATGACGTGGAGGACTTTATATTGAAACTGAGAAACCCTGATGGAGGGTTCAGGAGGTCACTTTATATGGGTATATCTGAACCGGAGTACACCTACAGGGCGGTTTATATGCTCTTCAGCGGGCGTTGA
- a CDS encoding DHH family phosphoesterase has product MIQSCSECKGKGYRVKSYKICSACHGTGYQSTEDIKDHFKGVSNTARQRFDLEEAHDVPCEVCRGKGEVEVREPCPACGGKGEVNICPSCGKRISGRDEYCPDCQKKEHVYVLHPACTIDDLEVGSVYRGKITRIEKYGVFVSLNSHVWGLMRGLFPDHRIGDEIFVRVSHVKPYKGEVDMIPASIKGPYEIVKLKKDLPRTRIADIDTKSLGKTVRIVGEVIQIQQTSGPTIFTISDETGTTWAAAFDEPGIRVYPHIQIGHIVEVIGEVNQHTGKIQIESESIERLIGKDAAEARRLIDEAIDRRAEPKRKDLLIESETLEKLRPKLIEAAKAIRRAIYDGRSILVRHHADADGICAGVAIEKAVVPLLRELNPSTDAEWHYFKRAPSKAPFYELEDVVKDLSYALEDLERHGQKLPLLVLLDNGSTEEDILALMKAKIYDIEIVVVDHHYPGEVTDGRVEVDEYVDVHVNPYLVGGDSQITAGALSVEIAKMINPEITERILHLPGIAAVGDHANSPEAEGYIELAGERGYEREELEKIAACVDFEAFYLRFMNGRGIIDTILGLGNLDKHKKLVDALYREYERKVDTQLRAAIPNLKSTMLPNGILFNVLDVEKYSHRFTFPAPGKTCGFVHDYMVQKHGEETPIITLAYGPDFGVIRATDAVNEKFGFNLNEIVWELAEEIPEAVIDGGGHECAGSLKYIEGLSKKVLSAFAEKVASLRE; this is encoded by the coding sequence ATGATCCAGTCATGTAGTGAATGTAAGGGTAAGGGTTACCGTGTTAAAAGTTACAAAATATGCAGCGCATGCCATGGGACAGGCTACCAATCAACAGAGGATATTAAGGACCACTTCAAGGGTGTGTCAAACACTGCAAGGCAGAGATTCGACCTTGAGGAGGCCCATGACGTGCCCTGCGAGGTATGCAGGGGAAAGGGTGAGGTCGAGGTGAGGGAACCCTGCCCCGCCTGTGGGGGTAAGGGTGAGGTTAACATATGCCCCTCATGTGGAAAGAGGATAAGTGGCAGGGACGAGTACTGCCCTGACTGCCAGAAGAAGGAACACGTCTACGTCCTCCACCCTGCATGCACCATCGACGACCTTGAGGTCGGAAGCGTATACAGGGGGAAGATAACGAGGATAGAAAAATATGGCGTATTTGTGAGCCTCAACAGCCATGTCTGGGGGCTCATGAGGGGCCTGTTCCCTGACCACAGGATCGGTGACGAAATATTCGTCAGGGTATCCCATGTGAAGCCCTATAAGGGCGAGGTTGACATGATACCCGCCAGTATAAAGGGACCATATGAGATCGTTAAATTAAAAAAGGACCTCCCAAGGACAAGAATAGCTGATATAGACACCAAGAGTCTTGGTAAAACAGTGAGAATAGTGGGTGAGGTCATACAGATACAGCAGACCTCAGGACCAACAATATTCACAATCTCAGATGAGACAGGGACAACCTGGGCAGCGGCCTTTGATGAGCCAGGCATAAGGGTCTACCCCCACATCCAGATAGGACACATAGTTGAGGTTATAGGTGAGGTTAACCAGCACACCGGTAAGATCCAGATAGAATCAGAGTCCATTGAACGCCTCATAGGAAAGGATGCTGCTGAGGCAAGGAGGCTCATCGATGAGGCAATTGACAGGAGGGCAGAACCTAAGAGGAAGGACCTCCTCATAGAAAGCGAAACCCTTGAAAAACTGAGGCCAAAACTCATTGAAGCAGCCAAGGCCATAAGAAGGGCAATATACGATGGAAGATCCATACTGGTAAGGCACCATGCAGACGCCGATGGTATATGTGCAGGTGTGGCCATAGAAAAGGCAGTTGTGCCCCTGCTGAGGGAACTGAACCCGAGCACAGATGCAGAGTGGCACTACTTCAAGAGGGCCCCAAGTAAGGCCCCGTTCTATGAACTGGAGGACGTGGTGAAGGACCTTTCCTATGCACTTGAGGACCTGGAAAGGCACGGGCAGAAACTCCCCCTCCTTGTGCTCCTTGACAACGGGTCGACAGAGGAGGACATACTCGCCCTCATGAAGGCAAAGATCTATGACATCGAAATAGTGGTCGTGGACCACCACTACCCGGGTGAGGTCACCGATGGAAGGGTGGAGGTTGATGAATACGTTGACGTGCACGTGAACCCATACCTGGTGGGTGGGGACTCCCAGATAACGGCTGGTGCCCTTTCAGTGGAGATAGCCAAGATGATAAACCCTGAGATCACCGAGAGGATCCTGCACCTCCCCGGCATTGCTGCTGTGGGGGACCATGCAAACTCCCCTGAAGCCGAAGGTTACATTGAACTCGCAGGTGAGCGGGGCTATGAACGGGAGGAGCTTGAAAAAATAGCCGCCTGTGTTGACTTTGAGGCTTTTTACCTCCGATTCATGAATGGAAGGGGCATAATAGACACCATCCTTGGTCTTGGAAATCTTGATAAGCACAAAAAACTGGTGGACGCCCTCTACAGGGAATACGAGAGAAAGGTTGATACCCAGCTCCGGGCCGCGATACCCAACCTCAAATCCACGATGCTCCCCAATGGTATACTCTTCAATGTCCTTGACGTTGAGAAGTACTCACACCGCTTCACCTTCCCTGCCCCCGGCAAGACCTGCGGCTTCGTCCATGACTACATGGTCCAGAAGCACGGCGAGGAGACACCAATAATCACCCTTGCCTATGGACCGGACTTCGGGGTTATAAGGGCAACCGATGCTGTGAATGAGAAATTCGGGTTCAACCTCAACGAGATAGTCTGGGAACTGGCAGAGGAGATTCCTGAGGCGGTGATCGATGGGGGTGGACATGAATGCGCAGGGTCACTCAAGTACATTGAGGGCCTCTCAAAGAAGGTTTTATCAGCCTTTGCAGAGAAGGTGGCATCCCTCAGGGAATAA
- a CDS encoding endonuclease III domain-containing protein has protein sequence MEGLRSLYSLRVFEDRDPYRVLIRTILSQRTRDENTDEATARLFSEYPTMEDVAYAPVEKLEQLVRKAGFYHVKARRIREVSRILLEEYGGRVPDDIDELLKLPGVGRKTANCVLVYAFNKPVVPVDTHVHRISNRIGLVNTRTPEETERVLMEVIPRKYWIELNDLMVQFGQDICRPVGPRHEECPIADECDYYKSLMDEREKT, from the coding sequence ATGGAGGGTCTTAGGAGCCTCTACTCCCTCAGGGTCTTTGAGGACAGGGACCCCTACCGTGTCCTCATAAGAACAATACTCTCCCAGAGGACCCGGGACGAGAACACCGATGAGGCAACCGCCAGGCTGTTCTCTGAGTACCCCACCATGGAGGACGTTGCATATGCACCGGTTGAGAAATTGGAGCAGCTTGTAAGGAAGGCTGGCTTCTATCACGTCAAGGCACGGAGGATCAGGGAGGTTTCGCGGATTCTCCTTGAGGAATACGGGGGGAGGGTCCCTGATGACATTGATGAACTCCTTAAACTTCCAGGTGTTGGGAGGAAAACAGCAAACTGTGTACTTGTATATGCATTCAATAAGCCAGTGGTCCCTGTTGATACACATGTCCACAGGATATCAAACAGAATAGGCCTTGTGAACACCAGGACACCTGAGGAGACCGAGAGGGTCCTCATGGAGGTCATACCCAGGAAATACTGGATAGAACTCAATGACCTCATGGTCCAGTTCGGACAGGACATATGCAGGCCAGTGGGTCCGAGGCATGAGGAATGTCCCATTGCAGATGAATGCGACTACTATAAGAGCTTGATGGACGAAAGGGAAAAAACCTGA
- a CDS encoding GTP-binding protein, giving the protein MKNKETKVVIFGDYDTGKTTTLEQLCDKITKVEYKGTTLALDYGNCIVNGEKIHLFATPGHERFKFMLEIISNGLDAAIIVVDNSRGVTLAEKEIMAELEEKNIPYVVFSNKQDLDDSELEIDRDVDVLPTIATEGEGLMDGLQLLLQKLN; this is encoded by the coding sequence ATGAAAAATAAGGAGACAAAGGTTGTAATCTTCGGGGATTATGATACCGGTAAAACAACCACCCTTGAGCAGCTCTGTGATAAGATAACAAAGGTTGAGTACAAGGGCACAACACTGGCACTGGATTATGGTAACTGCATCGTTAACGGTGAGAAGATACACCTCTTTGCAACACCCGGCCACGAGAGGTTCAAGTTCATGCTTGAGATCATCTCCAATGGCCTTGATGCCGCCATAATAGTGGTGGATAACTCAAGGGGGGTAACCCTGGCTGAGAAGGAGATAATGGCAGAACTTGAGGAGAAAAACATCCCATACGTTGTGTTCTCAAATAAACAGGACCTTGATGATTCTGAACTTGAGATTGACAGGGATGTGGATGTTCTGCCCACCATTGCAACCGAGGGTGAGGGGCTGATGGACGGTCTTCAGCTTCTGCTCCAGAAACTTAACTGA
- the aroA gene encoding 3-phosphoshikimate 1-carboxyvinyltransferase: protein MELKVDVSPELSGTVKAPPSKSYTHRAVIVAALADGISEIRDPLVAEDTLSSVEACRAFGVDIEGNEKWSVTGSGGELETPDDVVYLGNSGTTLRIMTSVAGLAENYTVLTGDESLRTRPMQPLLDALKPLGVEAVSSRMNGLPPVIIKGGFRGGETSIEGSLSSQFISSILIAAPLSEGVDLKVEGEFISRPYVDMTLDVMEKFSVPVEYSDGVFSVEPSRYRGRTYTVEGDYSSASYLAGAVAVAGGEVRIENLFRDSRQGDRIILDIISEMGADVVVGDNHVVVSSTGELSGVQADLHDAPDLLPTVAVLGALADGRTEIRGVEHARYKETDRIRTCATELGKLGVDVKELRDGMVIEGGVRGGVVSSHGDHRLAMAFTLIGLREGITIMDGEVFSVSFPDFPERMRSIGCRINLPQH from the coding sequence ATGGAACTTAAAGTTGATGTTTCACCTGAACTTTCAGGGACAGTCAAAGCCCCACCATCCAAGAGTTACACCCACAGGGCAGTCATAGTGGCGGCTCTTGCAGATGGCATATCAGAGATCAGGGACCCCCTTGTGGCAGAGGACACCCTCTCCTCAGTGGAGGCCTGCCGGGCATTCGGGGTTGACATAGAGGGCAATGAGAAATGGTCCGTCACCGGAAGCGGGGGTGAACTTGAAACACCCGACGATGTTGTATACCTTGGAAATTCAGGGACAACACTGCGCATCATGACCTCGGTGGCTGGCCTTGCAGAGAACTACACTGTACTCACCGGTGATGAGTCCCTCAGGACAAGACCCATGCAGCCCCTCCTGGACGCCCTCAAACCACTGGGTGTTGAGGCAGTATCCTCAAGGATGAACGGCCTCCCACCTGTTATTATAAAGGGAGGATTCAGGGGCGGTGAGACATCAATAGAGGGGAGTCTAAGTTCACAGTTCATATCCTCGATCCTCATAGCAGCACCCCTCTCAGAGGGCGTTGACCTGAAGGTTGAGGGGGAGTTCATATCAAGGCCCTACGTTGACATGACCCTTGATGTGATGGAGAAATTCTCTGTCCCGGTGGAATACTCTGATGGGGTATTCTCTGTTGAACCATCCAGGTACAGGGGAAGGACGTACACGGTTGAGGGTGACTACTCCTCTGCATCCTACCTTGCAGGGGCAGTTGCAGTTGCAGGCGGGGAGGTCAGAATCGAGAACCTCTTCAGGGATTCCAGGCAGGGCGACCGTATCATACTTGACATAATCAGTGAGATGGGGGCCGATGTTGTGGTGGGAGATAACCACGTGGTTGTATCATCCACAGGGGAACTTTCAGGTGTCCAGGCGGACCTCCATGACGCCCCGGACCTCCTCCCAACTGTAGCGGTCCTTGGGGCCCTTGCAGATGGACGAACCGAGATAAGGGGGGTTGAACATGCAAGGTACAAGGAAACAGACAGGATAAGGACATGCGCCACTGAACTTGGAAAACTGGGAGTGGATGTTAAGGAGCTGCGGGACGGCATGGTCATTGAGGGTGGTGTGAGGGGTGGAGTGGTCTCATCCCACGGCGACCACAGACTTGCAATGGCATTCACCCTCATAGGTCTCAGGGAGGGTATAACAATAATGGATGGTGAGGTCTTCAGTGTTTCGTTCCCTGATTTTCCAGAGAGGATGAGGTCAATTGGGTGTCGAATAAACCTCCCACAGCATTAA
- a CDS encoding valine--tRNA ligase: protein MTDNQIPKDYNHKNEVKWQKKWQEDDIYRFIGSGTKPRYIIDTPPPYPTGSIHMGHVLNWVYMDIIARFRRMRGFDVLFPQGWDCHGLPTEVKVEETHNIKKSDVSREEFRRLCVELTQENIKMMKEQMQRLGFSQDWSHEFVTMTPEYMRRTQLSFLRMYEDGLIYQGVHPVNWCPRCETAIAFAEVEYVENETNLNYVRFPVDGGEDIEIATTRPELMAACVAVAVHPDDDRFSEFEGKEIEVPLFGQKVKLIKDPDVDPEFGTGAVMICTFGDKTDVTWVNRHNLDIIEAIDERGYMTEAAGKYKGLTIRECKEQIVEDLEREGFLLRKEPVKQNVGTCWRCKTPIEILVKKQWFVAVKKLIPDVRRAAEEMEWVPEHMKTRLLNWTGSMDWDWCISRQRIFATPIPVWYCKECGRVHVADEDMLPVDPTRDDPGIKCECGSTEFIGEEDVLDTWMDSSISPLSVAGWPDESYRDLFPANLRPQGHDIIRTWAFYTILRCMALTGEKPFSEIVINGMVFGEDGHKMSKSRGNVIAPEEVLEDYGADALRLWAAGSVPGSDVPFAWKDVKYGYKFLRKFWNAFRFISIHLGDDREAEFRPLDRWILSRLMNLVRDVTESLEEYNFAAAVGRIQKFVWHDFCDEYIEAVKYRLYSEGDGASRVAAQTTLRMVLETCLRLLAPVTPHFTEEVHQHIGEGSIHVKGWPEYRPELVDPEIERMGDISVEVIGEIRRFKSSSKMPLNAPLRSATIYTDEDSAAMLEPFLQDIAGTMNISEVGLETGEPEITERVVELEPRMDRIGPEFRGDAPAIISHLQGSDPQDVYDELQENGEIEVAGRRLTAEYISFRKEVVGTAGERVDVLNMDEPEIIIEIVR, encoded by the coding sequence ATGACCGATAACCAGATCCCAAAGGATTACAACCATAAAAACGAGGTTAAATGGCAGAAAAAATGGCAGGAAGATGACATATACCGCTTCATAGGGTCAGGGACAAAGCCCAGGTACATCATAGACACGCCACCACCATACCCAACAGGATCCATACACATGGGCCACGTACTCAACTGGGTCTACATGGACATAATAGCAAGGTTCAGGAGGATGAGGGGATTCGATGTCCTCTTCCCCCAGGGCTGGGACTGTCATGGTCTCCCAACGGAGGTCAAGGTTGAGGAGACCCACAACATAAAGAAGAGTGACGTGTCACGTGAGGAATTCAGGCGCCTCTGTGTGGAACTCACACAGGAAAACATAAAGATGATGAAGGAGCAGATGCAGCGCCTTGGCTTCAGCCAGGACTGGAGCCACGAATTCGTGACCATGACCCCTGAGTACATGAGAAGAACCCAGCTCTCATTCCTCCGCATGTATGAGGACGGCCTCATATACCAGGGTGTGCACCCGGTCAACTGGTGCCCCAGGTGTGAGACTGCGATAGCCTTTGCAGAGGTCGAATACGTTGAGAACGAGACAAACCTCAACTATGTGAGGTTCCCTGTCGATGGTGGTGAAGATATAGAGATAGCCACAACAAGGCCGGAGCTCATGGCAGCCTGCGTGGCTGTGGCTGTGCACCCTGATGATGATAGATTCAGTGAATTTGAGGGTAAGGAGATAGAGGTACCCCTCTTCGGCCAGAAGGTTAAACTGATAAAGGACCCTGATGTTGACCCTGAATTCGGTACCGGTGCTGTCATGATATGTACCTTCGGGGACAAGACGGACGTTACCTGGGTCAACCGCCATAACCTTGACATTATAGAGGCGATAGATGAAAGGGGATATATGACAGAGGCCGCAGGCAAATATAAGGGTCTTACCATAAGGGAGTGCAAGGAACAGATAGTTGAGGACCTTGAAAGGGAGGGCTTCCTCCTGAGAAAGGAGCCTGTAAAGCAGAACGTGGGCACCTGCTGGAGGTGCAAGACACCGATAGAGATCCTGGTCAAGAAGCAGTGGTTTGTGGCGGTAAAGAAACTCATACCCGATGTTAGAAGGGCTGCTGAGGAAATGGAATGGGTGCCCGAACACATGAAGACGAGGCTCCTCAACTGGACAGGGTCCATGGACTGGGACTGGTGCATATCAAGGCAGAGGATATTCGCAACACCCATACCAGTGTGGTACTGTAAGGAATGCGGAAGGGTCCACGTTGCAGATGAGGATATGCTGCCAGTTGACCCAACAAGGGACGATCCAGGGATAAAATGTGAATGCGGAAGCACAGAATTCATTGGGGAGGAGGATGTCCTGGACACCTGGATGGACAGTTCAATATCCCCTCTCTCGGTTGCAGGATGGCCAGATGAATCCTACAGGGACCTCTTCCCCGCAAATCTGAGGCCACAGGGACACGACATAATCCGTACCTGGGCATTCTACACCATACTGAGATGCATGGCACTCACCGGTGAGAAACCCTTCAGTGAGATAGTGATAAACGGGATGGTCTTCGGGGAGGACGGACACAAGATGAGCAAGTCCCGGGGAAATGTTATAGCACCTGAGGAGGTCCTTGAGGACTACGGTGCCGATGCACTGAGGCTCTGGGCCGCAGGGAGTGTGCCAGGGTCAGACGTTCCATTTGCCTGGAAGGACGTGAAGTACGGCTACAAGTTCCTGAGGAAATTCTGGAATGCATTCAGATTCATAAGCATCCACCTGGGAGATGACAGGGAGGCGGAATTCAGACCGCTTGACCGCTGGATACTCTCCAGGCTCATGAACCTGGTGAGGGACGTTACAGAGAGTCTGGAGGAGTACAACTTCGCAGCAGCGGTGGGGAGGATCCAGAAGTTCGTCTGGCATGACTTCTGTGACGAGTACATCGAGGCTGTCAAGTACCGCCTGTACTCAGAGGGGGATGGGGCCTCAAGGGTGGCAGCCCAGACCACCCTCAGGATGGTTCTCGAGACATGCCTCAGGCTCCTTGCCCCGGTGACACCCCACTTCACAGAGGAGGTTCACCAGCACATCGGTGAGGGATCAATACATGTGAAAGGCTGGCCAGAGTACCGACCTGAGCTGGTTGACCCTGAGATCGAGAGGATGGGTGACATTTCAGTTGAGGTTATAGGTGAAATCAGGAGGTTCAAGTCATCATCAAAGATGCCCCTCAACGCACCCCTCCGATCAGCCACCATATACACGGATGAGGATTCAGCGGCAATGCTAGAACCATTCCTCCAGGACATAGCAGGGACAATGAATATATCTGAGGTGGGCCTTGAGACGGGTGAACCTGAAATAACAGAGAGGGTCGTGGAACTTGAACCGAGAATGGACAGGATAGGGCCCGAGTTCAGGGGAGACGCCCCGGCCATAATCTCCCATCTCCAGGGATCTGACCCCCAGGATGTCTACGATGAACTCCAGGAGAATGGGGAAATAGAGGTTGCTGGAAGAAGACTCACAGCTGAATACATAAGCTTCAGAAAGGAGGTTGTGGGAACAGCCGGCGAAAGGGTCGATGTGCTCAACATGGATGAACCTGAGATCATAATAGAAATCGTGCGATGA